Below is a window of Myxococcaceae bacterium JPH2 DNA.
GCGATGGTCTCCCGACAGCGTGGGAGACAGGGTGACGATGCGGTCCACGTTCACGAGCGCGGAGCGGTGGACGCGGGCGAAGCGTCGCGTGGCGAGGCGCGCCTCCAGCTCCGCCATCGTCTCGCGGAGCAGGTGCGTCCGCGCGCCCACGTGCAAGGTGACGTAGTTACCCGCGGACTCCACCCAGTCGAGTTCCTCCACCGGCACCAGCACCGTCTGAATGCCCGTCTTCACCACCAGCCGGTCCGTCCCGGTCGCGGGTGGGCGCAGCTCCTGGAGGAGTTGGTGAAGCTGCTCGCGCAGGACTCCAGGTGGAGCCGCCAGGCGCTCCCGCACGCGCGCCAGCGTGCGGCGAAAGCGCTCCACCGTGAACGGCTTGAGCAGATAGTCCA
It encodes the following:
- a CDS encoding response regulator transcription factor is translated as MTVRTLIVDDEPLARERLRMLLARETDLHPLAECGDGQEALELIAREKPALVFLDVEMPERDGFGVLADSVPTPPVVVFVTAWPQHALRAFDAAAVDYLLKPFTVERFRRTLARVRERLAAPPGVLREQLHQLLQELRPPATGTDRLVVKTGIQTVLVPVEELDWVESAGNYVTLHVGARTHLLRETMAELEARLATRRFARVHRSALVNVDRIVTLSPTLSGDHRLVLRDGQELTLSRTYRARLEQLLGHSL